The genomic window cttatttattttacacagaCCAGCAAACTCCACGTGACACATGAGCCcacatgcaggaggaatttCAGTGTAGGTTGCACACAGATTTTATCATAACTACAGTATGTCCAGAACCACTTTGTCAGCTACACCTCTCCATCTGTGGACAGCTCACTCCTCAACACAATGACTCAACTGTGAATAAGTGATTGCACCAGACACAATATCCAACCTCTTGGCATTAATGCGCACTGAGTGTCTTGTTTACCAAAAATGATGCAGAAAAAACCAACTCGTCAGCAGCTGATCTGAGAGCTAAAATATGTCTTGTGGATAAAAAGAGATACGAGGAGAATGGCGCTACTCCTTCAAGACGACAGACAGACCAAAACTATGCAAATATGTAACATTTTGAGAATAATTTAAACGCCGGGGACGTGTTTTCAACCACATAACAAAACTGTGTGTAACAGTGATACTATAAAAGTGACGTGTACAAAGACCTTTAGAGTGTTAGGCAACAGGCTGCTTGAACGGAGCGGGAATTTTAAAGAAGAAGATGGCTCCTATCTCTTCATGAAGGTCCTGAATATGGCTCTTACATTCAGCTCAAAGGGAGGCTGCTGTGTGCTACAAATTGTTGCATTACGCAAAGTTGCAATCAAAACTGCTCAACATCATTAACCTGCAAGACATTTTCTTGTTTGCTTCTATCTGTAGGCCTCACAATTTGCCATTCAGTACTTAAAAAACTACAACTCCCAGGAGGGGGAGCTCCTACCACCAGGGATGTGCACAGGTGTGTTACATGCTGCCAGTGATTAGACTGACATTGGTTACTTTTACCAGCCTGGCCATTGTTGCCCAACGTATGCTCTGATGAAAGTCTAACGGACCTTAAGTTCAAGCTTTCACAACTAGAACTGGTTTTAAATGCTGATAAAACTAAGGTTATGCATTTCTCAAATGCTAGGACAAAGCCTGTGAACACTCCTGATGTTATTACTGCTCAGGGAAAGAAGTTAGAGGTTGTCGCTTGTTACAAATATCTCGGTATTTGGCTTGATAACTGACTGATAATCTTCTTAAAAAGCTGAAGCTGGAGTTaggattttatttcagaaagAAGTCCTTCTTTGAGGTCAGCAAATCGACTGGTTGCTGCTACGTTTTTACCTGTTCTGGATTACGGTGATTTGTTGTACATGAATGCATCTGCACATTATTTGCACATGTTAGATACTGCACATCATAGTGCACTGAGATTTGTCACAAACTGTAAAGCCCTCACTCATCACTGTACACTTTATACCAGGGCTTCTTTGACCTTTCGTAGACTCAGTCACtggtttcatttataaagccatactGGGTAAACTCCCCTCATACATCTGTACTTTGACtgaacagagatctgactgtagctacagtctgAGTCTTGTTGTGTGTCCCTAGTGCTTGGACAGACCTAGCAAACAAAGCTTCTATGTGCACTGCTCCTCTCACTTGGTATAACCTTCACAAAGAGTTGAAACTgtctgattttaaagctctcgTAAGTACAAGGATGAATGTGTCAGTTGGGTCTTGCCATTGCGCGTAGGTGTTctaatattttaacatgttactgtgtatatttgtgttgttattgtgcAGCTGTTTGGTTGTACTTTTTTTgcatgctgctgtcttggccaggtctcccttttAAAGAGATTGTTGATCTCAACGGGACTTACCAGGTTAAATATGGGTTGAATAAATCTGTGTGTGgatatctttttttccccaccagtCTGGGCTTACTGATGTTTCAAGCACCATGCCAAGACCAAGCTGGGTGGAGCTGTGGTTGTTCTGCATCATCTACATTGTTTAACTTATCAACCAAACCATCGTAAACAGTCAAAGtaataataaacatttgaaGCTTAACTGTGTTTTGCAAAATTATTTGGCCTACTAGtaagtgatttaaaaacagcCGTTATGAATATGGATGTAATAGCTATGACATGCCTGTATTATAAACATATGTGCTACTGAAAAGATTCTGTTTTTTCATTAGCAATTTAATTATGACActcatacaaatgtaatttgttagaaaaaaaatctagatcTTGACAAATTTTGGTAACTGTGCTTCTCTTTGTCATCTTAACATgtaaggcaattcatttggattTTATATACAACACTACGCTCAGGGAATCTAACGCATCCTTCTAAACTCTGTGGTTTCCATTCTTGTGGGCCACATTTTCTCCAACACTTGAATTTGATGGAGCCCTCCTAGCTGTTACTTGTGGGGTCCAGAAATATCTTGTTATGACTTTACATTTAAACTCTCGCCACATATTGGAATTAGTTGTCAAATGTGCCTCACTACAAATTTCCCTTCAGGTGACTGGTGTTATGTATGAGTTCATTTCAATCTCCCATTTCTTCTTTATTTGTAGGCTACTGTTTGGGGTATTTGAGCAGAGCACTGAGTATACTTAAGCGATTACTTTTATAGCCTCATTCCCAGTTTGGATTTCTGTAAAGAACTTTCcagattttatatttatgaaagtACATGCCACACCACTGAGagaactgactgactgactgtggaAACTGTCTCTTTGAactcaaataaaatatatgGAGTAATAATTAAATACATGCAAGTCATGCACATTTGgtgtatgtaatgtatgtgGATACCTTGAGGTGATAGGTGCGCATTTCATAGATGTTGGGTCCTGGTCTGGGCGTGGGTTCATTCCAGAAACTGAATTCCAGAAGAAGCTGATTTCGCCTTGAAACCAACATTTTCGCCCTCTCTTTACGAAACTCTAAATACTCCTgaagacagacaaaaatatctttaatgaAAAACAGgattaaacaaatattttgctttataaagtgttttttctgcTGCTCAATTGTGAACTAAAATTTTGCAAAGTTGACATGGAACTCAAATTAGTGTAAGCTGCACTTTAAATATAAGCGTTTCCTTGAATTTCCCTTTCTGTGCAACAACGAAAAAGATTAAGAAACAGTTGAGAGTCAACCTTGTTATTGTTCAGCTTCGTCAGGCATTCAGTCAAAGCTGGGTAGCCTCCTCTGTATCGCCATAGATGCACTGCAAGAAACAAACCAGCAGATGTCACTGTAGCACTGTGTGAAGACTGAAGCCACccacacagccaacagataCAGTACCTCCATCACCATGTCATCACTTCTGTCTGTCACTGAATGCtccttatatatatatatatatatacatatatatatacatatatatatacatatatatatatatatatatatatatatatatatatataaaatacagtGTAAATGATCGTGTAGAAGGAGAGTTGTTGGAGGTGAGTCATCAGGTAGTGTCTGTACATTTTTCTGTGATGCTCTGCCAAACATTTAAAGCCAAACTGCAGCCACTATATGAAGTGATGTTGTTCATGAGGCCTtgagacagaaaaatgaatCCAGTCCTCAGCCCAAACAGTGATCAACAAGAGGTGACACTCTTCATCATCTTTCAATCATGCTTTCTGTTAACATCTCCACTTGTTGCTTACCAGCTTGGTCCTGTTCTCCGTACCAGGTATTCCAGCTTCCAACCACCTCACACGGGTAGTCCTCGTCCCGATGGAGCCTGTTCTGCACCTCAGCCCTGAGGGCGgcataaaagaaaatacaaagctGTGTATGTTTGCCAAAAGTTATAATATACTGTCACTTCATCACAATGACCAACTAGAGGGCACTCAGAGAGCATAAAGTCCACAGTTATTCAGCTTGCTGTTACACCAAAGACATTAGTTCAATTTTACACTACATTACTCTTATGATTCTGCAATAATACGATGTCATAAAGTCCACTGTGAAACTTAAATTGTGTCATCAACAAAATCTAATTAGCAGCTCTTTGACTCAAAGCATAACTTACCTAATTTATCCACCAGACTGTAAcgacacatacattttttttttttaaaggtactATTGACATAAACCCAATAAGCCAAATAATGGAGTTAGCTTGAATGGTGGAGTTAATGCAGGGGAGGCTTtgaagagacagttcaccccaaaatgaaaatgttttctcttaCTTGTtttgctatttatcagtctgggTTGTTTTGATATGAGTTGTCGAGTGTtaatatcggccgtagagatgtctgccttctctggaatataatagaactagttggcactcagcttgtggtgctcagggtgccaaaaaatacatttgaaaaactcaacagcaatgtctctttgccgaaatcatgaccaggttactcaaggtaatccacagaccttgttgtgagcagtttcattagggaactatttcctttctaccgaactacacccaccaaccgtatcactatGCAGAAGCAAGCACGTATCACTTTTGATTCTCAAATGAACTTTGAACCACATGTCAATAGTCTCATTAAATCCTGCTACTTCCACCTacgaaatattatcaaaatcaaatcagttgtGTCTTTTCCTGACCTAGAAAAGCTGATTCATGCTTTTGTATTTACACGCCTCTGCAGTGTAAACAGTGCTGCAGCTCGAATTCTAACTGGGACAAATCGTAGGTCACATATCACCCCAATTCTCGCCTCCCTCCACTGGTTGCCAGTTAACTTCAGATTTtgttttaagattcttttaataacttttaaagctcAACATGGTTTAGCGCTGAGTTATATAGCTGAGCTTTTGACTACCTTTGCTCCAAGTCGTGACCTCGAATCCTCAAGCCTAGTCTCATTAGTCGTCTCTAGATCAAGGTTGGTAACTAAAGGAGACTGGGCTTTTGCCATCAAGGCCCTGAGGCTCTGCAACTCTCTGCCTGAGGACATTAGGCTGGCCagcacattacctgtttttaaatcattgcttaaaacatatttttataggaAACCTTTCCCTTTTAATGCCTGATATGTaacttttgtgtttatttcttttgtattgttttgttgtcttattttatgCACTTTATAcaaataaatgtcattattactattatattATTGACTGACTCAGcaacactgagctagctaatgcaacacctcagccgaggaggacgatattaatgtttacatcttgcaccGCCACAAACACGAGTCTCTCATTCGTCACTAGcggcacacttccttctgtgcagtgatttaTTTGGCAGTTCtaatttggtagaaagaaaatagttcctgcatgaaactgctgacAACACCGTCTGTAGATTATGTTGAGTAACCGGGGCTTGagttttttaattgtatttttgttggtgCTTTGAggaccacaagctgagtgccatctagttccattatattctaaagaaggcagacatctctacagttgttatctccaacactcagcaactcacaccaaaacaatctagactgataaatagcactacaggcaagaggaacaatatgtatttttgattttggggtgaactgtccctttaaagcagTGAACACACTCACTCTAGATTGTTGTATGCTTCCAGGCACTCTGGTTTGACGTtgtgaactgaaaaaaaaaaaagagaaagcaggGCTTATCAGAAAtgggtgttgtttttttaaaaatacaagcAACCATCAAATTCTTCAACAAAGTAATTTCACACTCCGATTCAGCAAAGACTTCTATATACAAAACTGATTCGCTTTCAATAGGTTATAGGCTACGGCTGATAGAGTGTTCAAATTGAAATCCCTACATGGTGTGATGTACGCCACAAAAAAGATCAAAGCCCGGAGAGAATGATAGATTTCTCTAcgagagacagacacagttatCAGCACGGACTCAAAAGAAAACCAGACAAATTGTTTTGATGTTGCCTTCGGAACTTTACAGACTTATGAAATCATAGTATTATATAATAACTTGTTGCTGCCTGTGTGTCCCACATGtatgacaacaaacaacagtgcagtcctgtgtttgtgtctcatgcTACTTCCAGTTTTCTCTGAGGTCACTGCAGCCAGTATGGATTGAATTTAATTAAGATTATTTATTTAGCCATTTTCTGCAGAGACAAACAGATGATGGACCGTTGAGACTCAGACACACAGAATCCATTTCATTATAATATGATGTAACTGTATCACATTCTCTGTCTGCAACCCCGTGCTTAAAGAGGATAAACCCTCACTTGTAAGTAAGTAAGAGACGTTATGCCTACATTGAATTTTATACAGGTTGCTGGTCTCTTTCTTTGACAGCAGGTTGGAGTGGGCATCTTTCCTGGCATCGACTTTGTGCACAAATAAGGAACGGAACCAGCCTTTGTCGCCGCTCTCTGAAAACCTCCTACACAGAAACAAGATGAAAGAAAGTTTTCACAAAGGCTCAAAGCGACAACATAAAACAGAGAAGTTGTTGATATTAAAAAGAAGAACTTTAAAGGGACGTGGAGATATGTGTGACATATGGGCTAAAAGATAGTCATGCTAATATCCTT from Epinephelus moara isolate mb chromosome 8, YSFRI_EMoa_1.0, whole genome shotgun sequence includes these protein-coding regions:
- the nipsnap1 gene encoding protein NipSnap homolog 1 — protein: MATTTSVWCKGQMFYRYSVNLHQTTRRFSESGDKGWFRSLFVHKVDARKDAHSNLLSKKETSNLYKIQFHNVKPECLEAYNNLEAEVQNRLHRDEDYPCEVVGSWNTWYGEQDQAVHLWRYRGGYPALTECLTKLNNNKEYLEFRKERAKMLVSRRNQLLLEFSFWNEPTPRPGPNIYEMRTYHLKPGTMIEWGNHWARAIKYRQENNEAVGGFFSQIGDLYVVHHLWAYASLQSRDETRNSAWLKEGWDANVYYTVPLIRSMESRIMIPTNSSPLQ